The DNA window AGCGGGATACTGCTCGGATGAGACCGTCACCCTGCTTCCCGAACGACCCTCCTCCGCGATCCGTCGGGCATACGACGCCGTTCGGCGCGCACAGGACGCGGGAATCCGGGCTCTCCGCCCGGGAACGCCCTGCCGCGAAGTGGACGGGCGCGTGCGGGAATCTCTGGACCGCTCGGGATATTTGAAGTATTTTGTTCATTCCACCGGTCATGGCGTCGGCCTCGATATCCACGAGCGCCCTTCGCTTTCCGTCCGGTCCGGGGACCGGCTTGCCGAGGGAATGGTGGTCACCGTGGAGCCGGGGGTGTACCTTCCGGGGGAGGGAGGGATAAGGCTGGAAGACATGCTGAGGATCGCCGGGACGCGGGGGGAGCGGATAACCTATCTTCCCAAAACGGGTTCGCGTCTGGTCTGACAGGGGAGGAAGGGTTCATGTTTACGACATCGGATTTCCGCAACGGCCTCAAGATCGAGTTCGAGGGCGATCCGTACGTCATCGTCTATTTCCAGCACGTGAAACCCGGAAAGGGAGGAGCTTTCGTCCGGACGAAACTGAAGAACCTCAAGACGGGCGCCGTGCTCGAGCACACATTCCGGAGCGGCGACAAGGTCGACAAGCCGGACCTGGAAGACCGCGAAATGCAGTTCATGTATCGCATGGAGAACGTCTGCCACTTCATGGATACGTCGACCTACGAGCAGATCTACCTTGACGACGATCATATAGGAGATGCGGGCAACTACCTGATCGAGAACCTGCCGGTCCGGATCCTCTTCTACCGGGGAGAACCGATCGGGATCGAGCTCCCCATATTCATCGAGCTGAAGATAGTCGAGACGGAGCCGGGCGTCAGGGGCGATACCGTCAGCGGGGCCAGCAAGCCCGCGAAGCTGGAATCGGGAGCGGTCGTCCAGGTGCCGTTGTTCCTGAACGAAGGGGACAGGATCAAGGTGGATACACGCACCGGATCATATATCGAACGAGCATAGCAAAGGCGAAGGGGGCGTCATGAATCTCAAGGAGATAAAGGAAATCCTGGAGCTCCTTAAAGGATCCGACGTTACGGAACTGGAAGTGGCCAGGGGAGATAACAGGCTGAAGGTGCGCCGCGGAAGCGTGGCCGAGGTCCGCCCTGCGGCCGCCGCGCCGCCACCGCCTCCTCCCGCGCCTGCGAAGGAGGCGGCCCCCAAGCCCAACGTGAAGGAGATCGTTTCCCCCATCGTTGGGACGTTTTACCGGGCTCCGGCCCCCGACGCCGCGCCGTTCGTGGAAGTCGGCGCGCGGGTGACGAAGGGGCAGGTGCTCTGCATCGTGGAAGCCATGAAGATCATGAACCAGATCGAATCCGATGCAAGCGGCACGGTAGCTGCGATCCTCGTGGAAAACGCACAACCCGTGGCCTACGGGCAGCCGCTGTTCCACATCGCGCTGGATTAGGCGGCCGCATGATCCATAAAGTTCTCATAGCCAACCGCGGGGAGATCGCGGTACGCATCATACGCAGCTGCCGCGAGATGGGCATCAAGACCGTTGCGATCTATTCCACCGCCGACCGGAACGCCATGCACGTGCACATGGCCGACCAGTCGGTCTGCGTCGGTCCTCCCGAGAGCGCGGAGAGCTACCTCAACGTCCCCTCCATACTGAGCGCGATCGAGATCACTGATGCCGACTCGGTCCATCCCGGATACGGTTTCCTCGCGGAGAACCCGGCGTTCGCCGAAATCTGCGAGAACTACGGCGTCAAATTCATAGGCCCCTCCTCCGAAGCGATCCGGCTGATGGGGGACAAGATCGAGGCCCGCCGTGCCGTGCAGAAGGTGAAGGTCCCCGTGGTCCCCGGGAGCGACACCTCCGTCACGGAGGAAGACGAAGGGCTGAAAATATCCAAGGAAATAGGGTTCCCCGTCATCATCAAGGCGGCCGCAGGCGGAGGCGGGCGCGGGATGAAGATCGTGCACAGCCCGGCATCCTTCATCAACGCTTTCCTCACCGCCCAGTCGGAGGCGCTGTCGGCATTCGGCGTTGCTGACGTCTACATCGAAAAGTATTTCGAGCAGTCCCGGCACGTCGAGGTACAGGTCATGGGCGACCGTTTCGGCAACGTCGTCCACCTTGGCGACCGCGACTGCTCGGTGCAGCGCCGGCACCAGAAGCTGATCGAGGAAGCTCCTGCACCCTTCATCCCGGCCCGGACACGCAATCGGCTGTGGAAATCGGCGGTGGATGCCGCCGCCGCGGTAAACTACAACAATGTGGGGACCGTCGAATTCCTGTACGCGCCGGACGGGGAGTTCTATTTTCTCGAGATGAACACGCGAATCCAGGTGGAGCACCCGGTGACCGAGGCGGTCACCGGGGTCGACATAGTCCGGGAGCAGTTCCGCATCGCGGACGGGAAAAAGCTGCGTTTCGAGCAGAAGGACATCCACTTCCGCGGGCACGCCATCGAATGCCGCATCAACGCGGAGGACCCGGAAAGCTTCGTACCATCGCCGGGAACGATCCGATCGTGCCTCTTTCCGGGGGGATTCGGGGTTCGCGTCGATACGGCCATTTATCCCGGCTACGTCGTCCCGCCCACTTACGATTCCCTTTTGGGGAAGCTGATCGTCCACGGGGAAGACCGGAACGAGGCGATAATGCGTATGCGGAGGGCGCTGGACGAACTCCGGATCGAGGGCGTGAAGACGACGACGGACCTGCACAAGAAAATGATGAGCAACACCGATTTCACCGAGGGGCGGCTATGGACGAACTTCCTCGCGAAGGGAAGGACATGACCGCTTCCGCTCCGGACGCGAGCAGGCCGCAGCGAAGCTAAAGGAAAAACGCCGTGGGTTTCCTCGATTCTTTCAAGAAACTGTTCCCTCCGAAGGAAGGGGAGACCCGGACATCCCTTTCGAAGAGAGTCCAGTCCGCACCGCAGGATCCGCAGGCACGGCAGAAACTGGGCATCTTCCTTCTACGGCAGGGGGAGGTGGTCGAAGGGCTGGATCAGCTTGCCCGCGCCGCCGTTATGTACGAAAAGGACGGATTCGCAGGCAAGGCCGTGGCGGTGCTTCGGCATATCATAAAGCACGATCCGGGAAACCTCGAATTCCTGCGTTGGCTGATCCGTCTCCTCGCCCAGGAGGGGCTTGCGGCGGATGCCGAGCGGGAACTGGAGAACGTTATCGGGCGGCAGGGCCTTTTCCCGTCCGACGATCAGAAGGTGGAATTCCTGAGGCAGGCGGGAGAAAGCCTGTCGAAATCGCCGTTTCCCTCCCTGTTCATCGCGGACATCCTTCGATCACAGAGGAAATTGCACGAAGCGATCAACGAATTGAAGAAGGCGGCGGGGCTGGTCGTCTCCTCGCGGATGATTTCCGGGTTCCCGGAGCGCCTGGCGGCGGTGATCGCGGCGGCTGGAGACGATCCGGAGATCCTGGAGCCGTGCGGATTCCTGTGGCTGAAGATCGGAAAGCCGGCCGAAGGCGAATCACTCCTTGCGAAGATCGTCGAGAAGACGCTGGAGCGGGGGAACCTCAAGGAAGCGCGGGAGATGGAGCGGGTTCTCGATGCCGTGCGCGGAGGCTGGGACACCACTACCCTCGAAGTGCTTTCCTTCGCCGATGCGTCTGCGGCGCTTGACTGGAAGGACGCTCCTCCGGCGGAAAAACCGGCTTCGCCCGTCGCCGGAAAAGCGGAGAAGCCTCCATCCGCGGAGGAGACTGCGTACCGCGAAGAGGAAAGCATCGTCAAGGATGCCCTGTCGAAGCTCCAGGCGAAGGTGGAAGAGGAAATCGGGGAGACTGATCCCGCCGCGCGATACAATCTCGGCATCGCTTACAAGGAGATGGGGCTTCTGGACGAAGCCGCCGGTGAATTTCAGCACGCGCGGCTGAAACCCGAATTCTTCATCGGCGCCTCCTCCCTTCTGGCGGACACGTATGCGGAGAAGGGCGATTTCCCGGCGGCGCTTACCGTGCTTGACGAAGCCCTTCTCTCTGGTCCTCTCGCCGAGGACGAGATGCGGAACCTCAGGTACCACAAGGCCGTTCTGCTGTCGAAAATCGGGAGGGAGAACGAGGCGAAGGAGATCTTCCTGTCGATACACGAAGAGGCGCCGGATTACATGGATGTGGCGGCGCGCGTTGAAAAGTACCGCCGCTAAATATACGGTTTCAAAATTACGGCAACCTGCTGACTGCGCACGACGAGGCCGGGTCCCTGCCGTCGTTGGATGCTCTCCCCGCGGCTACGGCTCGTCGCCCCTCCATGGGCTCCTCGCCTGCGACTCAGCTTGCTCTCGCCCTCCATGGCTTCGCTGCGCTTCGTACGCCGCCGCGTGGAGACATCCAAACTCCGGCTGCCCGCCCCTCATGTCCGCAGCTCGAATGTTCCATTCCGGCGTATGCCCAACGGCCTGTTCAGTGTTGTTGCTTTTCAACGCGCACCTGTGGTAAATAACGGGGTCAAGCGGGCGTAATTCAGGGGTAGAATGCAAGCTTCCCAAGCTTGACGTCGCCGGTTCGAATCCGGTCGCCCGCTCCATTCTCCTCCTTTAATTGGAATTCCTTTATAATTAACCATCATGGCGAGGCGATGGGCGTGGTGGACAGCGGGCGGTCTCCTCCTCGTCGTCCTCCTGGCTTTCGGTGCATGGCGGCTCACCCTTGAGATCCCCGACCGCCTGCGCGAGGCGGAAGAGGCGATCCGGCGGGAGGCCGCAAGATACGGTCTTCGGGTTTCCTTCAGGAACCTCCGGTTCCATTTCCTATACCCGCATGTCTCGCTGGAGGACCTCGAGGTTATCGACCTCAAGGCCGGGACGCCCTTGCTGCGCGCCGGGAACGTCGACGTTTCCCTTTCCCCCGGCCGCCTTCTGGCCGGAGATTCTCCGGTTTCCCGGATACGCATCCGTAAATTTTCCCTTATAGCCGGCGAGGCGAACCGGCCGGTGTTCGATCGCCTTCGTGAAGGAGAGCGCAAGGGGTCTATACCGGAAATCCTCTTCCTCGAAGGCGAAGCGCGGCTGGGGCCGTTCGGGCCGCTCACGCGATGGGAATCGAAAATCAGGGAAATCCGCATCCGCGATGTCAAGTTCCTGGGTACCAGAATTTTCCTGAAGGCCGAGGAAGGCAGTGGAGCGATCGCGGTTTCGGGCGCGGAATCCGCGAACTGGCCGTTGGATTCGCTGGAAACGGAACTGTTCCACCAGGAAGGAGCGCTTCGCGTGCGCAGGATGCGTGCGTCGGGGCCTTCGATTTCCCTCAAGGCCTCCGGCAATATGGATCTCAACCGGAATACCGGCGACGTGAAGCTGTCCGGGGCATTGGATCTTGCAAGATGGTTATCGACCGGCGGCCCGGGCTCGCCGTGGATCAGGCGGTTCGCGGAGAAAGGAATTCTCGACCTTTCCGTCGACTTGTCGGGGAGACTGGAAGACCCGTCGGGTACTGGAAAACTGGTGTTGCGGGATGGCCGGTTTTCCGGGGATGTCGCGGTGGAATTGGATCTTGCGGCTTCCGTGGCGAACCGGAAAATGCGGGTGGACTCGCTCAAGGGGAAGGTATCGGGCGGGACGCTTGCGGGGAACGGCGTCTACGACCTGGACGCCCGAACGGGGGAAGCGAAGCTTTCCCTCGCGCGGATTTCTCTTGGGACGATCCGGGGAAATG is part of the Deltaproteobacteria bacterium genome and encodes:
- the accC gene encoding acetyl-CoA carboxylase biotin carboxylase subunit, producing the protein MIHKVLIANRGEIAVRIIRSCREMGIKTVAIYSTADRNAMHVHMADQSVCVGPPESAESYLNVPSILSAIEITDADSVHPGYGFLAENPAFAEICENYGVKFIGPSSEAIRLMGDKIEARRAVQKVKVPVVPGSDTSVTEEDEGLKISKEIGFPVIIKAAAGGGGRGMKIVHSPASFINAFLTAQSEALSAFGVADVYIEKYFEQSRHVEVQVMGDRFGNVVHLGDRDCSVQRRHQKLIEEAPAPFIPARTRNRLWKSAVDAAAAVNYNNVGTVEFLYAPDGEFYFLEMNTRIQVEHPVTEAVTGVDIVREQFRIADGKKLRFEQKDIHFRGHAIECRINAEDPESFVPSPGTIRSCLFPGGFGVRVDTAIYPGYVVPPTYDSLLGKLIVHGEDRNEAIMRMRRALDELRIEGVKTTTDLHKKMMSNTDFTEGRLWTNFLAKGRT
- the efp gene encoding elongation factor P; translation: MFTTSDFRNGLKIEFEGDPYVIVYFQHVKPGKGGAFVRTKLKNLKTGAVLEHTFRSGDKVDKPDLEDREMQFMYRMENVCHFMDTSTYEQIYLDDDHIGDAGNYLIENLPVRILFYRGEPIGIELPIFIELKIVETEPGVRGDTVSGASKPAKLESGAVVQVPLFLNEGDRIKVDTRTGSYIERA
- the accB gene encoding acetyl-CoA carboxylase biotin carboxyl carrier protein, which gives rise to MNLKEIKEILELLKGSDVTELEVARGDNRLKVRRGSVAEVRPAAAAPPPPPPAPAKEAAPKPNVKEIVSPIVGTFYRAPAPDAAPFVEVGARVTKGQVLCIVEAMKIMNQIESDASGTVAAILVENAQPVAYGQPLFHIALD